The following proteins are co-located in the Microvirga ossetica genome:
- a CDS encoding FtsX-like permease family protein: MAETRAIAWRWLMVGELRAFPMRFVLAGLAIAIGLALAFAVHVINRSAAESFGQAVRSAAGGADLQVRGASALGFDEGLYPTLMGLGVIADASPVVQMRATVGERAHPIPLLGLDMFRTLTVSPSLVIRPQIARTGAGPRSIDLAAVLDQDALYLSRDAMTQTGFGFGDRVEVRANGRTHDFVVAGDLPGVAPGQGIAVIDIASAQWRFGRLGTLDRVDLKLEPGTVLADAKAQLASVLPANTQLSDGETESRRGDALSRAYRVNLDMLALVALLTGGFLVYSAQSLAVTRRLRQFALLRTLGLQERALTGQLLAEGAALGGVGALIGLAGGYAIAGVALRLLGGDLGAGYFDGATTTLAFAPEAAVLFFGFGIATALAGSYAPARRAARIAPALALKDAGDQVDPRKPPSIVPAVTLIGAGFVCAFLPAVNRLPVFGYLAVGLVLAGGVAAMPWLARLLLRPLGHAKLRVPAFEMALHRLLGAPGQASIALGGIVASTGLMIAMAVMVTSFRGSVDDWLESFLSADLYVAAASNEPMFDAETQRRLAATPGVAGIAFSKGLAVTLDPELPPALLIVRPVAGPGYALPLIQRAPRSGDGVALWLSEPAARLYGAQPGDAFALPIGAGGAKVMGHVAGIWRDYARQQGAIVIDTRDYTAITGDAVRSEAAVELVPGASVAAARAAILARLPPDMTRRVDFAEPAALRGRALRLFDRSFAITYALEAIAILIGLAGVAASFSAQTVARIKEFGMMRHVGMGRGQIVTMLAIEGALLGVVGMAAGSAVGIALSQILIHVINPQSFNWTMTTRIPWGLIVGVATALIGTAAATAMIAGRQAASRDAVRAVSEDW, translated from the coding sequence ATGGCTGAAACGCGCGCGATCGCCTGGCGCTGGCTGATGGTCGGTGAACTGCGCGCCTTTCCGATGCGCTTTGTGCTGGCCGGACTCGCCATCGCAATTGGCCTCGCGCTCGCCTTTGCGGTCCATGTCATCAATCGGTCGGCCGCCGAATCCTTCGGGCAGGCGGTGCGCAGCGCCGCCGGAGGTGCCGATCTGCAGGTACGCGGTGCGAGCGCGCTTGGCTTTGACGAGGGGCTCTATCCCACACTGATGGGGCTCGGCGTGATCGCGGACGCGAGCCCCGTCGTGCAGATGCGCGCGACGGTCGGGGAGCGGGCGCACCCGATCCCGCTTCTGGGGCTCGACATGTTTCGCACGCTGACGGTTTCGCCCAGCCTGGTCATCAGACCTCAGATCGCGCGCACGGGCGCCGGACCACGGTCGATAGACCTCGCCGCCGTGCTCGATCAGGACGCGCTCTACCTATCGCGCGATGCCATGACCCAGACGGGCTTCGGCTTCGGCGACCGGGTCGAAGTGCGTGCGAATGGCCGGACGCACGACTTCGTCGTTGCGGGGGACCTGCCGGGGGTGGCGCCAGGGCAGGGCATAGCGGTCATCGATATCGCGTCGGCGCAATGGCGCTTTGGACGGCTCGGCACGCTCGATCGGGTCGACCTGAAGCTCGAGCCCGGGACCGTCTTGGCCGACGCCAAGGCGCAGCTCGCGTCCGTCCTGCCCGCCAATACGCAGCTCAGCGATGGCGAGACCGAGAGCCGCCGCGGCGACGCGCTCTCGCGCGCCTATCGTGTCAACCTCGACATGCTCGCACTGGTCGCGCTGCTGACCGGCGGATTCCTCGTCTATTCTGCGCAATCACTCGCGGTGACGCGGCGGCTGCGCCAGTTCGCGCTGCTCCGCACGCTCGGCCTGCAGGAACGCGCGCTCACCGGCCAGCTCCTCGCCGAGGGCGCGGCACTGGGTGGTGTGGGCGCGCTGATTGGCCTGGCGGGAGGCTATGCGATCGCTGGGGTTGCTCTGCGCCTGCTCGGCGGCGATCTCGGCGCGGGCTATTTCGACGGCGCGACGACGACGCTCGCGTTCGCGCCCGAAGCGGCGGTGCTCTTCTTCGGCTTTGGCATCGCGACGGCACTGGCTGGAAGCTACGCGCCCGCCCGGCGCGCCGCACGGATCGCGCCCGCGCTGGCGCTCAAGGATGCGGGCGATCAGGTCGACCCACGCAAGCCACCCAGCATCGTCCCGGCCGTGACACTGATCGGGGCCGGGTTCGTGTGCGCCTTTCTCCCGGCGGTGAACCGGCTTCCGGTCTTCGGCTATCTTGCGGTCGGGCTTGTGCTTGCCGGCGGGGTTGCTGCAATGCCCTGGCTTGCGCGCCTGCTGCTGCGGCCGCTGGGACACGCGAAGCTGCGCGTCCCCGCCTTCGAGATGGCGCTTCACCGCCTCCTCGGCGCGCCCGGCCAGGCCTCGATCGCCCTCGGTGGTATCGTCGCAAGCACCGGGCTGATGATCGCGATGGCGGTGATGGTCACCAGCTTCCGGGGCTCAGTTGACGACTGGCTGGAGAGCTTCCTCAGCGCCGATCTCTATGTCGCCGCGGCGTCGAACGAGCCAATGTTCGACGCCGAAACGCAGCGCCGCCTCGCCGCAACGCCGGGGGTCGCGGGAATCGCCTTCAGCAAGGGCCTGGCCGTCACACTCGATCCGGAGCTTCCCCCCGCGCTGCTCATCGTTCGCCCAGTTGCGGGGCCTGGCTACGCGCTACCGTTGATCCAGCGGGCGCCACGGTCGGGGGACGGCGTCGCGCTCTGGCTGTCCGAGCCCGCGGCGCGACTTTACGGCGCGCAGCCTGGTGACGCTTTCGCACTGCCCATCGGCGCGGGCGGCGCCAAGGTGATGGGCCATGTGGCGGGGATCTGGCGTGACTATGCCCGGCAGCAGGGCGCCATCGTGATCGACACGCGCGATTACACGGCGATCACCGGCGATGCCGTCCGCAGCGAGGCCGCTGTCGAGCTCGTGCCGGGCGCCTCGGTTGCGGCAGCGCGCGCGGCGATCCTGGCGCGGCTGCCGCCCGATATGACCCGGCGCGTGGATTTCGCCGAACCCGCCGCCCTGCGCGGACGCGCGCTCCGGTTGTTCGACCGGAGCTTCGCGATCACCTATGCACTCGAGGCGATCGCGATCCTGATCGGCCTGGCCGGGGTCGCCGCCTCCTTCTCGGCGCAGACGGTCGCACGCATCAAGGAATTCGGGATGATGCGCCATGTCGGGATGGGCCGGGGCCAGATTGTCACGATGCTCGCCATTGAGGGCGCACTCCTCGGGGTGGTCGGCATGGCGGCGGGCAGCGCCGTCGGGATCGCGCTCAGCCAGATCCTGATCCATGTGATCAACCCGCAATCGTTCAACTGGACGATGACGACACGCATCCCCTGGGGACTGATCGTCGGCGTTGCGACCGCGCTGATTGGCACCGCGGCTGCCACCGCGATGATCGCCGGGCGCCAGGCGGCGTCGCGCGACGCAGTTCGTGCTGTAAGCGAGGACTGGTGA
- a CDS encoding lipocalin-like domain-containing protein — protein sequence MKTRLALTMLLLAAGWAVPVASPQPAYPVVTPGAEFRFPRDHGAHPDYRTEWWYFTGWLDAPDGRPIGFQITFFRSRPGIDPANPSAFAPRQIIFAHAALSDPARGRLIHDQRIARQGLGIAEAYEGDARIALLDWRFDRRAEGVFHVTARARDFALDLSFTPTQPVMLNGDRGYSRKGPRPEQASYYYSMPQLAVVGSVVRDGKRAAMTGRAWLDREWSSSYLPPDAVGWDWTGINFDDGAALMAFQVRGRDGQAVHAGGTLRRADGTQLLLAPEDVRFVPRRRWHSPQTGAAYPVEADFEIRLPEGTRRIRLTPLFDAQELDGRATGMPSYWEGLVSTPGGRGYLELTGYAGSLGL from the coding sequence ATGAAGACGCGGCTCGCGCTCACGATGCTCCTGCTCGCCGCCGGCTGGGCCGTGCCTGTGGCGAGCCCGCAGCCCGCCTATCCCGTCGTTACGCCGGGCGCAGAATTCCGCTTCCCGCGCGATCATGGCGCACATCCGGACTATCGCACCGAATGGTGGTATTTCACCGGCTGGCTTGATGCCCCCGATGGCCGGCCGATCGGGTTCCAGATCACCTTCTTCCGCTCGCGCCCCGGGATCGATCCCGCCAACCCGAGCGCCTTCGCGCCGCGCCAGATCATCTTCGCGCACGCGGCGCTGTCCGACCCCGCCAGGGGCAGGCTGATCCATGATCAGCGCATTGCGCGGCAGGGCCTCGGGATCGCGGAGGCATACGAGGGCGATGCTCGGATCGCGTTGCTCGATTGGCGGTTCGACCGGCGCGCCGAGGGCGTCTTCCACGTCACGGCGCGCGCGCGGGATTTTGCGCTCGACCTCTCGTTTACCCCGACCCAGCCCGTGATGCTCAACGGCGACAGGGGCTATAGCCGCAAGGGCCCGCGCCCCGAGCAGGCGAGCTATTACTATTCGATGCCGCAGCTGGCGGTCGTCGGCAGCGTGGTCCGCGACGGGAAACGGGCGGCGATGACGGGCCGCGCCTGGCTCGACCGCGAGTGGTCGTCGAGTTATCTCCCGCCCGACGCCGTCGGCTGGGACTGGACCGGCATCAACTTCGACGACGGCGCTGCATTGATGGCCTTCCAGGTCCGGGGCCGCGACGGGCAGGCCGTTCATGCCGGCGGCACGCTCCGCCGAGCTGACGGAACGCAGCTGCTGCTCGCGCCTGAGGACGTGCGCTTCGTGCCCCGACGGCGCTGGCACTCGCCTCAAACCGGCGCGGCTTACCCTGTCGAGGCCGATTTCGAGATCCGCCTCCCCGAAGGCACGCGCCGCATCCGCCTCACGCCCCTTTTCGATGCGCAAGAACTGGACGGGCGCGCCACGGGAATGCCCAGCTATTGGGAGGGGCTGGTCTCGACACCCGGCGGACGGGGCTACCTGGAACTCACCGGATACGCTGGATCGCTTGGCCTTTGA
- a CDS encoding IS5 family transposase, with protein sequence MDVCSYASDLNDAEWALLAPLVPRSHPAGRRQTYPLRHIVDAIFYLLRTGAQWRLLPHEYPPRGAVFYHYAQWREDGTWEHVTQVLRESYRRTIGRAPQPTAAIIDSQSVKTTEMGGPRGYDGGKKIKGRKRHLLVDTQGTLLKNKVHPADIHDRAGAELLLEGLQHLFPAIEQMWADTAYRGLKDWLRRALGWRLSIPQHWWSGGVWMRVGAEPPTRPSGFQVLARRWVIERTIAWLTTNRRLAKDYERLGETGEMLLYLAMSRILLRRLTRKDER encoded by the coding sequence ATGGATGTCTGTTCCTACGCCAGCGACCTCAATGATGCCGAATGGGCGCTGCTCGCGCCTCTGGTCCCGCGCAGCCATCCGGCCGGACGGCGACAGACCTATCCGTTACGGCACATCGTCGATGCGATCTTCTATCTGCTGCGCACCGGAGCCCAGTGGCGGCTGCTGCCGCACGAGTATCCACCGCGCGGTGCCGTCTTCTACCACTATGCCCAGTGGCGCGAGGATGGCACCTGGGAGCACGTGACCCAGGTCCTGCGCGAGAGCTACCGCCGCACGATCGGCCGGGCGCCGCAGCCCACGGCGGCGATCATCGACAGCCAATCGGTCAAGACCACTGAGATGGGCGGACCGCGCGGCTATGATGGTGGCAAAAAGATCAAGGGCCGCAAGCGCCATCTGCTCGTTGATACGCAAGGCACGCTGCTGAAGAACAAGGTGCACCCGGCTGACATCCATGATCGCGCAGGGGCCGAACTCTTGTTGGAGGGTCTGCAGCATCTCTTCCCGGCCATCGAGCAGATGTGGGCCGACACGGCTTATCGCGGATTGAAGGATTGGCTGCGCAGAGCGCTGGGCTGGAGGCTGTCGATCCCGCAACACTGGTGGAGCGGAGGCGTCTGGATGCGGGTTGGCGCCGAGCCGCCGACGCGGCCGAGTGGCTTCCAGGTACTCGCGCGAAGGTGGGTGATCGAGCGGACAATCGCCTGGTTGACCACCAACCGGCGGCTGGCGAAGGACTACGAACGTCTGGGCGAAACCGGCGAGATGCTGCTCTACCTCGCGATGAGCCGCATCCTGCTGCGCCGCCTCACGCGCAAAGACGAAAGATAA
- a CDS encoding potassium channel family protein: MQLRRLFYGHRPVAITFQAGLLAIDLAAIAYFVATTFVADATWLRVVDLLLGVLLALEFLGRMLAHRHPMAYLDNGAALVDLVVIASLFVSALGVNLGFLRILRTVRLLRSYNVLGQLKRRFAAVRQNEEVIHAALNLAVFVFMISALVYVSQREINPKIEDYIDALYFTMATLSTTGFGDVTLMGSTSGELLSILMMLVGITLFLRLAQAVFRPGGKVLFPCPQCGLQRHELDAVHCKACGHVLNIPNENE; the protein is encoded by the coding sequence GTGCAACTGCGGCGCCTGTTCTATGGCCACCGTCCGGTAGCAATTACCTTCCAAGCGGGTCTCCTTGCCATTGACCTGGCCGCGATCGCTTACTTTGTGGCCACCACCTTTGTCGCCGACGCGACGTGGCTGCGGGTGGTGGATCTGCTGCTCGGGGTCCTTCTCGCCCTCGAGTTTCTGGGCCGGATGCTCGCTCACCGCCACCCCATGGCCTACCTCGACAATGGCGCTGCGCTGGTCGATCTTGTGGTGATCGCCTCCCTGTTCGTCTCGGCGCTTGGGGTCAACCTCGGCTTTCTGCGGATTCTCCGGACGGTCCGGCTCCTGCGGTCCTACAACGTGCTCGGCCAGCTCAAGCGGCGCTTTGCAGCCGTGCGCCAAAACGAGGAGGTGATCCACGCTGCCCTGAACCTCGCTGTCTTCGTGTTCATGATCTCCGCGCTGGTCTACGTCAGCCAGCGTGAGATCAATCCGAAGATCGAAGACTATATTGATGCGCTCTACTTCACGATGGCGACGCTCTCCACCACGGGCTTTGGGGATGTCACGCTGATGGGCAGCACCAGCGGTGAGTTGCTCTCGATCCTCATGATGCTCGTCGGCATCACCCTGTTCCTCCGCCTGGCGCAGGCTGTGTTCCGCCCCGGCGGCAAGGTGCTCTTCCCGTGCCCGCAATGCGGGCTGCAACGCCACGAGCTTGACGCCGTCCACTGCAAGGCCTGCGGCCACGTGCTGAACATCCCCAACGAAAATGAGTGA
- a CDS encoding GlsB/YeaQ/YmgE family stress response membrane protein, producing the protein MGIFWTTVIGLVAGVIARFVVPGRKGPFGFILTALLGIMGAFGASYFVQEAGWFSADGAAGLVSATFGAVLALFIWATLFRSRRPTSSI; encoded by the coding sequence ATGGGTATATTTTGGACGACTGTCATCGGTCTGGTTGCCGGCGTGATCGCTCGCTTTGTTGTTCCAGGAAGAAAGGGGCCGTTCGGGTTCATCCTCACCGCACTTCTCGGAATTATGGGCGCCTTTGGCGCTTCATACTTCGTGCAAGAAGCAGGATGGTTTAGTGCCGATGGAGCAGCGGGGCTGGTGAGCGCAACGTTCGGGGCAGTGCTCGCGCTCTTCATCTGGGCTACGCTGTTCAGAAGCCGTCGTCCGACTTCATCGATTTAG
- a CDS encoding IS5 family transposase gives MPFKANAARRHRIPKQRHRVTNWAEYDASLRQRGGLTVWFSPEAIAAWRAEPRTCYLLVDSTGLRLCGPGEWLIEKHCTRRRRSWRKLHIGVDAHTGQILASELTMSDIDDGSQVEPLLDQLPGPLASFIGDGAYDQAGISGTITKRHPEAEVIVPPRSTAVLSHMAESTPSQRDRHLQSIAENGRADWQKWSGYTRRALVEAAISGFKRVIGDALRSRTDRRRATEVAVAIAGLNRMLELGRPKPVRIA, from the coding sequence ATGCCCTTCAAGGCCAATGCCGCCCGCCGACATCGCATCCCCAAGCAGCGGCACCGGGTGACGAACTGGGCCGAGTACGACGCCAGCCTGCGTCAGCGCGGAGGCCTGACCGTCTGGTTTTCTCCGGAAGCCATTGCCGCCTGGCGGGCTGAGCCGCGGACCTGCTACCTGCTGGTCGACAGTACAGGCCTGCGTCTGTGCGGACCCGGCGAGTGGCTGATCGAGAAGCACTGCACCCGGAGACGCCGATCCTGGCGCAAGCTACACATTGGGGTCGATGCTCACACTGGGCAGATCCTCGCCTCAGAGCTGACCATGAGCGACATCGATGATGGCTCCCAGGTTGAGCCTTTACTCGACCAGCTCCCAGGTCCACTCGCCTCGTTCATCGGCGATGGCGCCTATGATCAAGCCGGTATCTCCGGCACCATCACTAAGCGCCATCCTGAGGCTGAGGTCATCGTTCCGCCACGTTCAACGGCGGTACTGAGCCACATGGCAGAGAGCACTCCGAGCCAGCGTGATCGACATCTCCAAAGCATTGCTGAGAATGGACGTGCGGACTGGCAGAAGTGGTCCGGGTACACTCGCCGGGCTCTGGTGGAGGCCGCCATCAGTGGCTTCAAACGAGTGATCGGTGACGCGCTGCGCTCGCGGACTGACCGGCGCCGTGCAACCGAGGTCGCCGTCGCCATTGCTGGCCTAAACCGCATGCTTGAGCTTGGGCGCCCGAAGCCCGTCCGCATCGCTTAA
- a CDS encoding DUF1194 domain-containing protein, which yields MQQVAFRSPLVHNAIGSSMLGRIAVVYLEWAGPTIQYVTVPWTQIRGSEGALSFATGSRRLPSDAVPRTSISWAIDVSMKLLSESNVEAVRRVIDISGDGVNNLGRSITQAREEALAQGVVINGLPLILKRPTDSWDSENLDDYYRDCVIGGLGAFMLSVRERHQFAEAIKTKIIGEIAGAAPEALIVTTQAQSERRRNCEMGANSWAN from the coding sequence ATGCAACAAGTTGCGTTCCGGTCACCTCTGGTCCACAACGCCATCGGCAGCAGCATGCTGGGGCGCATTGCCGTGGTCTATCTGGAATGGGCAGGTCCCACGATTCAGTACGTTACGGTCCCATGGACTCAGATCAGAGGCTCCGAGGGCGCTCTCAGCTTTGCTACCGGCTCGCGCAGGCTCCCATCAGACGCCGTCCCCCGTACCTCCATTTCATGGGCGATCGACGTCAGCATGAAGCTTCTTAGCGAGAGCAATGTTGAGGCGGTGCGGCGGGTGATCGACATCTCGGGTGATGGCGTCAACAATCTCGGCCGATCAATCACTCAGGCGCGAGAAGAAGCATTGGCTCAGGGCGTCGTCATAAACGGTCTTCCCCTTATCCTCAAACGACCGACAGACTCCTGGGATTCCGAGAACCTTGATGACTACTACCGTGACTGTGTCATCGGAGGCCTTGGCGCATTCATGCTCTCGGTGAGAGAGCGCCATCAGTTCGCCGAGGCGATCAAGACCAAGATCATTGGCGAGATTGCTGGCGCGGCTCCCGAGGCTCTGATTGTGACGACCCAGGCGCAGTCAGAGCGCAGGCGTAACTGCGAGATGGGAGCCAACTCCTGGGCGAACTGA
- a CDS encoding family 1 glycosylhydrolase: protein MTAPLFMFATGIENSYPTINNGRTRVDEMEKCCHYKHWRTDFDLLDDLNIRCLRYGPPIHRTWLGEGRYDWSFADETFGEIRTRNIIPIVDLCHFGVPDWVGNFQNPDFPELFAGYARAFAERFPWVQLYTPVNEMFICATFSAAYGWWNEQLSSDQAFVTALKHIVKANVLAMAEILVVRPDAIFIQSESSEHFHPECPAAIRVAEFLNARRFLSLDLNYGRRVDSDMLFYLLDNGMSRDEYYFFMDRNLKRHCIMGNDYYVTNEHLVAADGGTSASGEVFGYDEITQQYYDRYRLPVMHTETNLIEGPLGNEAVKWLWKEWANVLRVRNLGVPIVGFTWYSLTDQVDWDVGLREEQGTVNPLGLYDLDRNIRAVGRAYKQMIKDWCEILPAQSICLRVPVVPPHAYHEPMAQQQRESARRIGDTTSAEPSVAA from the coding sequence ATGACGGCTCCGCTTTTCATGTTCGCGACCGGGATCGAGAACAGCTATCCCACCATCAATAACGGCCGCACACGTGTCGACGAAATGGAGAAGTGCTGCCATTACAAACACTGGCGCACCGACTTCGATCTGCTGGACGATCTCAACATCCGCTGCCTGCGCTACGGTCCCCCGATCCACCGAACCTGGCTCGGCGAGGGCCGATATGACTGGAGTTTCGCCGATGAAACGTTCGGGGAAATTCGCACGCGAAACATCATACCCATCGTCGATCTCTGCCATTTCGGCGTACCGGACTGGGTCGGCAACTTCCAGAACCCTGATTTCCCCGAGCTGTTCGCAGGATACGCGCGGGCCTTCGCAGAGCGGTTCCCGTGGGTGCAGCTCTACACGCCGGTCAACGAGATGTTCATCTGCGCGACCTTCTCGGCCGCCTACGGCTGGTGGAACGAACAGCTCTCGAGCGATCAGGCGTTCGTCACGGCGCTGAAGCACATCGTTAAGGCAAATGTTCTCGCGATGGCTGAGATCCTTGTGGTTCGCCCCGACGCGATCTTCATTCAGAGCGAGTCTTCCGAGCACTTTCATCCCGAATGCCCAGCGGCGATCAGGGTTGCCGAGTTCCTCAACGCACGGCGCTTTCTATCGCTCGACCTCAACTACGGTCGCCGCGTTGATTCGGACATGCTCTTCTACCTTCTCGATAATGGCATGTCTCGTGACGAGTATTACTTCTTCATGGACAGAAACCTGAAGCGGCACTGCATCATGGGCAACGACTATTATGTGACGAATGAGCACCTCGTGGCTGCCGATGGAGGCACCTCGGCCTCCGGCGAGGTGTTCGGTTATGACGAGATCACGCAGCAGTATTACGACCGCTATCGGCTTCCGGTCATGCACACCGAGACCAATTTGATCGAAGGCCCACTCGGGAATGAGGCCGTCAAGTGGCTCTGGAAGGAATGGGCCAACGTCCTGCGGGTCCGAAACCTTGGCGTCCCGATCGTCGGCTTCACCTGGTACTCCCTGACCGATCAAGTTGATTGGGATGTCGGTCTTCGCGAGGAGCAGGGTACCGTCAATCCGCTCGGCCTCTACGATCTCGACCGCAACATCAGAGCGGTGGGGCGGGCCTACAAGCAGATGATCAAGGATTGGTGTGAAATCCTGCCGGCGCAGAGCATCTGCCTCCGCGTACCGGTCGTTCCGCCACACGCGTACCACGAGCCGATGGCCCAACAACAGCGCGAAAGTGCTCGCAGAATTGGCGACACGACATCCGCCGAGCCCTCGGTCGCAGCTTGA
- a CDS encoding IS6 family transposase, which yields MSLFKRRRFPVEIILLCVRWYCKYAISYRDLAEMMQERGVNVDPSTIFRWVQRYAPEIEKRVRRYQGSRSGSWRMDENYVRVGGRWKYLFRAVDKHGQLIDFMLSDRRNTRAAYRFLRKALKTMSDYPPESITTDKLASYPKAFRRLQTEGLLPKEVVHRTSKYLNNIIEADHGALKRVIRPTRGFQSMKTGYATIKGFEVMRMIRRGHCILQQPGVAGEVRLINQIFGLTA from the coding sequence TTGTCTCTGTTCAAGCGCCGTCGTTTTCCGGTCGAGATCATCCTGCTGTGCGTGCGCTGGTACTGCAAGTACGCGATCAGCTATCGCGATCTGGCCGAAATGATGCAGGAGCGCGGTGTCAACGTTGACCCATCCACGATTTTTCGCTGGGTGCAACGCTATGCCCCGGAGATCGAGAAGCGGGTGCGCCGATATCAGGGCTCCCGGTCGGGATCCTGGCGGATGGATGAGAACTACGTGCGGGTCGGCGGAAGATGGAAGTACCTGTTCAGGGCTGTCGACAAGCACGGACAGCTGATCGACTTCATGCTGTCGGATCGCCGCAACACCCGAGCGGCTTACCGCTTCCTGCGCAAAGCTCTAAAGACGATGAGCGACTATCCTCCTGAGTCGATCACGACTGACAAGCTGGCGTCCTATCCCAAAGCCTTCCGGCGCCTGCAGACCGAAGGACTGCTGCCCAAAGAGGTCGTGCATCGGACATCGAAATACTTGAACAACATCATCGAGGCGGATCATGGAGCGCTCAAGCGTGTGATCCGGCCGACCCGCGGCTTCCAGAGCATGAAAACAGGCTATGCCACCATCAAAGGCTTTGAGGTGATGCGAATGATCCGCCGTGGGCATTGCATTCTGCAACAACCAGGAGTGGCAGGCGAAGTCCGTCTCATCAACCAGATCTTCGGTCTTACTGCTTGA
- a CDS encoding PQQ-dependent sugar dehydrogenase gives MRSTPLSAVLLLIVSASALAQVQTMSPGSDQAIGQRFEIKADQLPKPFEGPIVRNSPLILDRENKTPVVPDAFEVSLFADKLDNPRQALVLPNGDLAVVSQGSGTIFILRDADQNGRAEWIERFAAGFNKPNGIAHRRGELLVADQEGIWSLTYQDGAIRSQGSQPRRAADVPPEQRKPNPVMDGQKLITARGVFGVVQGHANRDLEIGPNGQLYAGVGSAGNLGVEPEPKATIQRFSADGKEQTTIASGVRNPVGLAFHPETGELWATVQERDGFGDELVPDYLIRVQEGGFYGWPYAYTGNHPQPGFAAMAPDKVSASIAPDLLFEGHSAAMDFVFLTGERVPPDYRGDAIIALKGSWNRSKPTGYKVVRVKFEQGRPVGWYDNFMTGFWTEGDDRALVWGRPADVALAPDGTLFVVDDTGGSIWRVIPKADQAATGSIKPERP, from the coding sequence ATGCGCAGCACTCCGCTTTCTGCCGTCTTGCTCCTGATTGTGTCGGCCTCAGCCCTTGCTCAGGTCCAGACCATGAGTCCCGGCTCCGATCAAGCCATCGGCCAACGCTTCGAGATCAAGGCGGATCAGCTCCCGAAGCCCTTTGAGGGCCCAATTGTCCGCAATTCTCCTCTGATCCTGGACCGGGAGAATAAAACACCTGTTGTACCAGACGCCTTCGAGGTGTCGCTCTTTGCTGACAAGCTCGACAACCCGCGTCAGGCCCTCGTGCTCCCCAACGGCGATCTTGCCGTTGTGAGCCAGGGGTCCGGCACCATTTTCATTCTGCGCGATGCCGACCAGAATGGACGCGCCGAATGGATCGAGCGCTTTGCGGCCGGGTTCAACAAGCCCAACGGTATAGCTCATCGAAGGGGTGAGTTGCTGGTTGCCGACCAAGAGGGCATCTGGAGCTTGACTTACCAGGATGGGGCCATTCGCAGCCAAGGATCGCAACCACGCCGTGCGGCTGATGTGCCACCGGAACAGCGCAAGCCCAATCCGGTCATGGATGGCCAGAAACTCATCACCGCCCGTGGCGTGTTCGGGGTTGTTCAGGGGCACGCCAACCGGGATCTCGAGATCGGCCCGAACGGCCAGCTTTATGCCGGCGTCGGCTCAGCCGGCAATCTGGGTGTCGAGCCTGAGCCCAAGGCGACGATCCAGAGGTTCTCGGCGGACGGCAAGGAGCAGACGACGATCGCATCGGGTGTGCGCAATCCGGTGGGCTTGGCCTTCCATCCCGAGACCGGAGAGCTCTGGGCCACAGTGCAGGAGCGCGACGGCTTCGGCGATGAGCTGGTGCCGGATTACCTGATCCGGGTCCAGGAGGGGGGCTTCTACGGTTGGCCCTACGCTTACACGGGCAATCATCCTCAGCCCGGCTTTGCCGCCATGGCGCCCGACAAGGTCTCAGCCTCGATCGCTCCTGATCTGCTGTTCGAGGGGCATTCTGCGGCCATGGACTTCGTGTTCCTGACCGGCGAGCGGGTGCCGCCAGACTACCGGGGCGATGCCATCATTGCGCTCAAGGGATCGTGGAACCGCTCCAAGCCCACGGGCTACAAGGTGGTGCGGGTGAAGTTTGAGCAGGGCCGCCCGGTCGGCTGGTACGACAACTTCATGACCGGCTTCTGGACAGAAGGAGACGATCGCGCCCTGGTGTGGGGCCGCCCGGCCGATGTGGCCCTTGCACCCGACGGCACCCTGTTTGTGGTGGATGACACGGGCGGATCAATCTGGCGCGTGATCCCCAAGGCGGATCAAGCGGCCACTGGATCGATCAAGCCAGAACGCCCCTGA